A single genomic interval of Piliocolobus tephrosceles isolate RC106 chromosome 7, ASM277652v3, whole genome shotgun sequence harbors:
- the LOC111523556 gene encoding zinc finger protein 252-like has translation MSLDHLIKGYDSMIEKEELIPKQEISEELESQRAKSEDHVRNIFKETEEMSKTEGKLENRWRKYAVEGVKKSFSQKNNFRAITMRCVKTLSRENGHKLNAVGENCITDSNLDKHVRVCREKSLDPSVSNVENLKQHEDLTNLQSFQLGERACQTDVLVKVPTQISVLSENQRMNNPDRPFECTGHGKTFNQNTAFNQHQRIHSGEKPYECNECEKAFSRPSILSKHQRIHNGKKPYTCEDCGKSFSAHSYFIQHCKIHTGQKPYECIKCGKAFSTHSSYIQHLKIHTGEKPHECNQCGKAFSRSSNLIHHQRIHSGEKPYKCRECGKVFNRQSHLIQHQRIHSGEKPYDCEECGKAFSTRLSLIRHQRIHTGEKPYECNECGKSFSLNRTLTVHQRIHTGEKPYSCNECGKSFSQRSQVIQHKRIHTAEKPYICNDCGKSFGARLPLIQHQIVHTGEKPYGCSVCGKTFSQKGHLTQHQRIHTGEKPYECSECEKAFSQSFNLIHHQRTHNGEKPYECNGCDKAFSVLSSLVQHQRIHNGKKPYECHKCGKAFSQGSHLIQHQRSHTGEKPYECNECGKTFAQISTLINHKRTHNGEKPYECSDCGKAFSQSAHLIRHRRIHTGENPYECSDCGKAFNIRSSLIQHHRIHTGNTWTPTSGAASRIHESKEPEGEHPGQPTQRYQWNVLPQGAGGEWFPSRQLKQCHGEEEPIRRVPQGISGAESDHSENIHLQDSTCGDPDMESTEKAYSRS, from the exons ATGTCATTGGATCACCTTATCAAAG gcTATGATTCTATGATTGAAAAAGAGGAATTGATTCCAAAGCAGGAAATTTCTGAAGAATTGGAATCCCAGAGAGCAAAATCAGAAGATCACGTAAGGAATATATTTAAGGAAACTGAAGAGATGAGCAAAACTGAGGGAAAGTTAGAGAATCGCTGGAGAAAATATGCAGTAGAAGGAGTTAAGAAATCCTTCTCCCAGAAGAACAATTTCAGAGCAATTACTATGAGATGTGTGAAAACCCTCTCTAGAGAGAATGGCCACAAATTAAATGCTGTTGGAGAAAACTGCATTACAGACTCAAATCTTGACAAACATGTTAGAGTGTGTAGAGAGAAGAGTCTTGATCCAAGTGTGTCAAATGTAGAAAACTTGAAACAACATGAGGACCTCACTAACCTCCAGAGTTTCCAATTAGGAGAAAGAGCCTGTCAGACAGATGTGTTAGTGAAAGTACCCACACAGATTTCAGTTCTTAGTGAGAATCAGAGGATGAACAATCCAGACAGACCATTTGAGTGTACTGGGCATGGAAAAACTTTCAATCAGAACACAGCTTTTAACCAGCACCAGAGAATTCATAGTGGAGAGAAGCCCTATGAGTGCAATGAATGTGAAAAAGCTTTTAGTCGGCCTTCTATCCTCAGTAAACATCAGAGAATCCACAATGGTAAGAAACCCTACACATGTGAGGATTGTGGCAAATCTTTCAGTGCTCACTCTTACTTTATTCAGCACTGTAAAATTCACACTGGACAAAAACCCTATGAGTGTATTAAATGTGGGAAAGCTTTTAGTACACATTCATCTTATATTCAACATCTAAAaattcatacaggagagaaacctcATGAGTGTAATCAGTGTGGAAAAGCCTTTAGTCGTAGCTCTAATCTAATTCATCATCAGAGAATTCAtagtggagagaaaccttacaagtgcaGAGAATGCGGGAAAGTCTTCAACAGACAATCACACCTTATTCAGCATCAGAGAATTCAttctggagagaaaccttatgacTGTGAGGAGTGTGGCAAAGCCTTCAGTACACGATTATCTCTCATTCGGCATCAGAGAATCCATACAGGAGAAAAGCCCTATGAATGTAATGAGTGTGGAAAATCCTTTAGCCTGAACCGAACTCTTACTGTccatcagagaattcacactggagagaaaccttatagttgtaatgaatgtgggaaatcctTTAGTCAACGCTCACAAGTTATTCAACATAAGAGAATTCACACTGCAGAGAAACCTTATATCTGCAATGACTGTGGAAAATCATTTGGTGCTCGTCTACCCCTTATCCAGCATCAGAtagttcacactggagagaaaccttatggTTGTAGTGTGTGTGGGAAAACCTTTAGTCAAAAGGGACATCTTACTCAGCATCAGCGaattcacacaggagagaaaccctatgaatgtagtGAGTGTGAAAAAGCTTTCAGCCAGAGTTTTAATCTTATTCACCATCAAAGAACACACAATGGCGAGAAGCCCTATGAATGTAATGGATGTGATAAAGCCTTCAGTGTGCTTTCTTCCCTTGTTCAGCATCAGAGAATACATAATGGaaagaaaccctatgaatgtcacaaatgtgggaaggcctttagCCAGGGGTCACACCTTATTCAACATCAGAGGAGtcatactggtgagaaaccctaTGAGTGTAATGAGTGTGGGAAAACCTTTGCACAGATATCCACCCTAATTAATCATAAGAGAACACACAATGGAGAGAAGCCCTATGAGTGCAGTGACTGTGGGAAGGCCTTCAGCCAGAGTGCACACCTTATCCGCCATCgaagaattcacactggagagaatcCCTATGAGTGCAGTGACTGTGGGAAGGCCTTCAATATTCGCTCCTCTCTCATTCAGCATCACAGAattcatactg gaaacacgtggACCCCAACATCTGGTGCAGCGAGCAGGATCCACGAGAGCAAGGAACCGGAGGGGGAACACCCAGGGCAG